The following nucleotide sequence is from Candidatus Woesearchaeota archaeon.
ACTGCATTAGGAAGATGGCTAAATAAGTTATTGAATACGAGTCATGATTTTAGAAAAAAAATCCATGGGTTTGCTGGAGATATTTATTATCCCTTCCATCATCAATCTCATGCAGCCCATACTTTTTTTGCATCACCATTTGAAGAAGCAGTGATATTAACCGTAGATGGTGTTGGCGAGTGGACAACAACTGCTGTTGGTTATGGACATGAAAATCAGGTTACTTTGGAGAAAGAACTGCGTTTTCCTCATTCATTAGGATTATTTTACAGCGCTTTTACCCATTTTCTTGGCTTTGCAATAAATGATGCTGAATACAAAGTAATGGGACTTGCACCGTATGGTGAAAAAAAATATGTTGATATGATTAAACAGCATCTCATTCATATTCTCGATGATGGAACATTCAGATTAAACATGAATTATTTTGGTCATCATGATTCACTGCGAGCAGTAAAGGTAAGAAAGTTTCAAAAATTGTTTGGTATGAGACTAAGAAAGCCTGGCGAGCCTTTAACACAACAGCACAAAGATCTTGCGAGATCAATGCAGGCAGTAACTGAAGAGGTAATGGTAAAACTAGCTCGAGATGCTCAAAAACAGTATGGTCTTGATAATCTTTGTTTAGCAGGTGGTGTTGCTTTGAATTGTGTTGCAAATAGCGCTATATTGCGAGAAAGCGGTTTTAAAAACATCTTTATACCGCCTGGAGCTGGAGATGATGGCGGAGCCATTGGCGCAGCATTATTTGCATATCATTGTTTGATGGGAAGACCAAGAGTGTACCAGCCTGAACTTACTTATTTAGGACCAAAATATACTGATCATGAAATACAAGCTGCGCTTGATAAAAAAGGTTTGAACTATCAACGCATTGATGATGAAAGAACATTAACTGATATGGTCTCTGACTTAATAATTAAGCAAAAAGTAGTTGGATGGTTTCAAGGAAGAATGGAATTTGGTGCAAGAGCATTAGGAAACAGAAGCATACTTGCTGATCCAAGAAATTATGAAAATTGGCAAAGGGTAAATTTAAAAATTAAATTTAGAGAAAGTTTTAGGCCATTTGCTCCAGTTGTAACATACGAAGAAGCAGGAGATTATTTTGATACAACACAGGAAAGCCCCTACATGACATTAGTAGCAGATGTCCATAAAGATAAAAGATCAGTTATTCCTGCTACAACACATGTTGACGGAACAGCGCGGCTGCAAACAATAACACAAGATCAAAATAGCCTGTATTATAGATTAATAAAACATTTTGGTGATAAAACAGGTGTACCAGTATTAATAAATACTTCATTTAACAGAAGTGGAGAACCAATTGTTTGTGAACCGCATGATGCAGTAGAATGTTTTTTAGGAACAGAGATGGATGTTTTAGTAATTGGCAAGTATGTTGTGGATAAACAGAGTAAATAAATAAAAAATGTATTTTAGTTATTTAACCAAAAACTGTTGACCTCGCAAATGCTCTGCAAGCACTTCTGCAACTTGACCTTGCCATTCACCAGTGCGATCATAACCATGGTAAAGATCAAGTCCTAATCGATATGCATTTTGCAATGAAGGCGTTAGATTTATCAAGGAAACTGATCGTGAGCGTAAATACCTTTCGACAGTAGCATAAAGTTGAAATTCTATTTGAAGTTTTTCTTGACCTTCAGGAACAAGCTGTTGATATTTATCACATAACACCATTCCTTTGCTCGGCGAAAGAACAAACACCATGTCAGAATTTAATTTGTCAGCAATATCAATAGCTTCCCCAAGCATTGCTAATGAATGTGACATGGATTGTGGATTTAAAACAGCATGCGTAAGAAGATTATCAAGGGTTTTTGCTTCAGGATCAGGTACAGTGCCATATCTTCGCATAACTTCTTTTGATGCTGCGATTTCAGCTTCTGAAGTGAAAGCTAAATTCCAAAGATATGTTGTTAAAAAACGATCCTTGAAAGGTATATCTGGAAGCTCGTCATCGAATGTTTTTTCAGGAGGTGTTGGATCCTTGTATTTGTCCCAGCCCATTGCTGCATAATAATGTGCTGGATCAAATATAGGTTCTGGAACAAAATCCTCTGGTGAAATACAATAAACTATAGTTCTATTCTTAAAATAATCGGGAAATTCTCTCATTACTGTATTAAATTGCCAAGGCTTATAGCCAAGCATGGAAAAATTTGAAACGGTAGTGCCTAATCGTACTTCCAGTTGTTCAGAGAAAGACTCTGCAGGATAGAGAGAACCAAATGATGATGTTCCACCGACAACAGCAACAGGAGCAGTTTTTCTATCATCACCCTCATCTCTAAAACCTAATTGATCCGCAAGAATAAGAAATGTACCGTGAGGACTTCCTTGGAGTGTATAATGTTCTTGATTATGTCTTCCATAATTGTGTGACGAAAGAACAAAGCCAAGCCGAGGATGAGGTTCAAAAAGTCCATAATAAAAATCATGCTGTTTAGCATAAGCAATTTTATGTCTTTCAGCAAGATCTTCCTGATGAGCCTCAGATTCACCTTTATGAACTACATCAGTCGAAACTACTGCCACTTCAATTCCTGCATAACCAGCAAAAAAAGCAAGAATCCCTTTTAATAAGTTTTTTATTCTCATAATTGTCGATTTATATTAGAAAAAAGTCCCAAACCAACCGTTTCTCTAACATAAATACTAACCCC
It contains:
- a CDS encoding carbamoyltransferase; this encodes MNILGLSCHFHDSSAAIVGESGQVLAAVSEERFTRKKHDNSFPENAVAYCFEEAGVTPGTLDAIVFYEKPIVTLERDLYVAGRGFPGSWRWHNTALGRWLNKLLNTSHDFRKKIHGFAGDIYYPFHHQSHAAHTFFASPFEEAVILTVDGVGEWTTTAVGYGHENQVTLEKELRFPHSLGLFYSAFTHFLGFAINDAEYKVMGLAPYGEKKYVDMIKQHLIHILDDGTFRLNMNYFGHHDSLRAVKVRKFQKLFGMRLRKPGEPLTQQHKDLARSMQAVTEEVMVKLARDAQKQYGLDNLCLAGGVALNCVANSAILRESGFKNIFIPPGAGDDGGAIGAALFAYHCLMGRPRVYQPELTYLGPKYTDHEIQAALDKKGLNYQRIDDERTLTDMVSDLIIKQKVVGWFQGRMEFGARALGNRSILADPRNYENWQRVNLKIKFRESFRPFAPVVTYEEAGDYFDTTQESPYMTLVADVHKDKRSVIPATTHVDGTARLQTITQDQNSLYYRLIKHFGDKTGVPVLINTSFNRSGEPIVCEPHDAVECFLGTEMDVLVIGKYVVDKQSK